The Cystobacter ferrugineus nucleotide sequence TCACGTTGCCCTCCCAAGCACGTCCGTCGCTCATCGTCGTTTCCAGAGGGTGAAGATCAAACTTCCTCGTCCGGCAAGAGCGTACGCAGCAATTCGTCATCAGGCCCGAGGGGAAGCCAGCCGGGCGGCGGTGGCGTAGCACGGAGAGTTGCCCGGGCCTGCTTGACGCGCTCCTTATGCGTTTCTGGGGTGTAGGCGATCCACGAGCCAATCGCCTCGGCAACCTTGAAGCGGTTTGCATCATCCAGCACGGGTGGCCAACCGTCGGGAACGCTCTCGGACCATAGGCGCGTGAATACATCGCGCACAAACCGTGTGACCTGCTTGCGTCGCTCCGCCTCGGCGAGCAGCCCGCTCAGCACCTGCACCCCGGCGACGTCATCCTTGCCCAGTTCCTCGGCTAGCAAGTATAGCGGGACGGCGGGACGCGCATCAGCGAAGGCGGTGAGCGAATCATAGCCGCGCTCGCGGACCCGCTCATACAGGCGCGCCTTCACGTTGCCCTGCCAGGCACGTCCGTCGCTCATCGTCGTCTCCAGAGAGTGAAGTTCAAACTTCCTCGTCAGGCAGGAGCGTGCGCAGCAATTCATCGTCGGGCCCGAGGGGGCGCCAACCTGGGGGCGGTGGCGTGGCCAGGAGCGCGTCACCAGCCCTCCTTACGTGCTCCTCATGGGTTGTTGGGGTGAAGGCAGTCCACGAGCCGAGTGCCTTCGCAATCTTGAAACGGTTTGCGTCGTCCAGCACGGCCGGCCAGCCGTCGGGGAGACACTCCAGCAGTTCACGCACGAATTGACCGCGCACCAAACGTGTAACCTTGCGGCTTCGCTCAGCTTCGGCGACCAACCCGCTGAACACCTGCACTGCCGCGATGTCATCAGGGCCAAGCTCGTCCGCCAGTTCCACCAACGAAGCGGTAGGGCGCGCCTCGGCGAAGGCGGTAAGCGAGTCGTAGCCGCGCTCGCGGACCCGCTCGTACAGACGCGTTTTCACGTTGCCCTGCCAAGCACGTCCGTCGCTCATCGCCCTCTCCAAGAAGTGAAGTTCATCGGGATGCCATAGCGCTTCATATAATACGTGACGATGTCCAGGACCTCGTTCCGCGTCAACATCCGGCCAGCCCTGGTCTCGGCGTCGAGCAGCACCTTCATGATCATCCGGTTCCATTCACCCGGCCAAGTGCGCCCCAGCTTCCAGTCACCACCGCCGTGGATGGCCTCATGGTGCGCCTGCTCCAGCTTGACGCAGAACTGGTCGATGTCCATCTCGCCGGTGAAGCCGCGCCTCTCGAACCACTCGCGAAACTCTTTCGGCATGACGTGGTGCCGCGGCGGCTCGGCCATGCCAGCCCCAGTCTTGCCCATCTCGTGCATGGCCCCCACCTCGGGCCCTTCTCCCAGCGCCTCACGCACGCCCCTCGGCAGCTCGCCGTGCGCCCGCGCCAGCATCACCTGGCCCGCCTCGATCCGCACGGCGGCGCTGACAACAGGCACGGAGAGGACGCCCGCTCGCACCAGGTGGCGCATCCTCTCCACCCACTCGGCCGACACCACCACCCGCGTGCCCATCATCACGCCGTCGCCGCCTACCGCCAGGCCGATGCCGACCAGGGCGGGAGCGGACGGAGGCACCGAGGGCAGCGAGAACCTCATCGTCGAGAGCATCGTGGCCGTTTCGATGGCCTCCTTGAGCACCAGCGCTTTCTGGAGGTTCTCCGCCGCCACGCGCATTCTCTCCACCGTGGCCGCGAATTCCTCCGTGAGGTGGCCTACCAGCGGGGGCACGTCTCGCGCCGCGGCCTCCACCTGCCCGTGCTCCCGGGAGGAGAGTGCCGTCATGGCGGGCTCGAGCATCTCCTGCCAGCGCCACATGTCCGCGAACATCCTCTCCACGCTGTAGTAGTGCTGGGTGCACACGGCGTCGGCGAGGTGGAGCAAGTCGACCCAGGCGGCGAGCAGGAGCGAGCCGAGCATGGCAACCTCGAGCCGTGGGCCGGCGAGGCGCAGCAGGGCGAGCTGCATGTCCGGGTCCTCCACCTCCGCAGCGGAGTGGGCCAGCCGGGTGGCGGCCGCGAGTTCGGCGTCCATCCACCGCAGTTGCGCGGCGCCGTAGTCCACGTAACGGACGAAGACGCCGTTGCCTCCGCCAACGCCCCGCCCATGGGCCTTGAGTCTGGAGAGCTCGGCGGAGATGCGGCGGGTGGAGCCAGACACTTCGCGAAGGGCACCGCGAAACGCCAGTTGAGCCGCGAGCGCCCTCTGCCGCGCCTCGCGCGCCGCACTGTCCGTGCTCACTACCACCTCCTCACGCGAGGCCCGCCGCCGGTGCACCCGCTCTGGCATCCCGGACTCAGGTGTTGAGACGAGGAGGTGGGAAGACCCATGCCGGACGATGCGGAGAGTGACACGCAGCCGGTGGACAGCAGGACCAGAGCGAGCAGAAGGCCCACCCACCGGGCCCGGAGCAAGTCAGCGCGCATTGTCCACCCCCCAGGTCCATGTCGAATCCGCGCGACTCGGCCGTCAAGTGCGCCTCCGCGAGTTTAAACAGTGGCCCAAATACATCGCAACGGTAGCGTTGCGATTCTTCTGGAGGCCCGTTACTTCACGCTCATGAGGAGCAGAGGCAAAGCGGAGCCCAGGCCCCCACCCCGGCCCAAACAGCTTCGCGGCGAGGACCTCGAGAAGAAGGTGCTCGAGGTCGTGTTGAGCGAGCTGGACCGGGTGGGCCACGAGAAGCTCGCCATCGAGCAGGTCGCCGCGCGAGCGGGCGTGAACAAGGTCACGCTCTACAGGCACTGGCCCACGAAGCTGGAGCTCAGCCGGGCCGCGGTGCTGCTCGTCGCGGGGGAGACGCCGTCCCAGCCAGATACCGGGACGCTCCGGGGTGACCTCCTCGAACAGTTCCGCGCTTTGCGCGCACAGGCCCGCGAGCCCTCACGCCGCGCGGTCTTCCGGTTGCTGTTCGATGCGCGACCGGGAGATCCCATCGGGGAACTCGTGCATGAGATCCGGAAGGAGAAGGATGCCCAGGTGATGCGCATCTACGAGCGTGCCATCGAGCGCGGCGAGCTGCGGCCGGACGCCGACCCCCGGCTCATCCATGGTCTGCTCTTCGGCGCCATGCTCGGCTTCGAGCTGCTCCGCTGGGGTGACGAGGAGGGCGCGCCCCTGGAAGCCGTGATCGATCTCGTGCTCGTCGGCGTGCAGCCCCCTCCCAAGTCGGAGCAGCGCCGCCCGGCACGTCGTACGCACGCTCGCTGATCCAGGATTCGGCCAGGCAAGCCAGGGCCCAGCGGAGGTATACCCTACCCGCTCGCCCGCTGGGGTGACGTAGGGGACGAGGATTCCCTCTCATCATGACGCGACCCACCCTTGGGGCCGAGGGGCCAATTGCGAAGGGAGGGGTGCATGACATCCACGGAGAGCCGGCACCCCCTGGGGACGCATGTCCTGGGGAAGGGCCAGACGCGATTCCGGGTCTGGGCGCCTCGCCGCCGCCGGGTGGACGTCTGTCTGCAGGAGGCAGCGGGCGTGCGCTACCTGCCGCTGGAGCCTCGCCCGCGGGGCTACTTCGAGGGCATCCACCCCGTCGTTCCAGGCAGCCTCTACAAATACCGGCTGGACGGTGGAGAGTGCTTCCCGGATCCCTGCTCGCGCTTCCAACCCCAGGGGCCCCATGGTCCCTCGCAGGTGGTGGACCCCACGAGCCATGCCTGGAAGGACATGGACTGGAAGGGCATCACCCTCGAGGGTCAGGTCCTCTATGAGCTGCATCTGGGCACCTTCACCCCCGAGGGCACCTATGCCGCGGCGGCCCGCAAGCTGCCGCTGCTCAAGGAGCTGGGCATCACCACGCTGGAACTGATGCCGCTGCACACGTGCCCGGGCCGCTTCAACTGGGGCTATGACGGCGCGCAGCTCTTCGCCCCCCACCCCGCCCATGGCGGTCCCGACGAGTTACGGCGGCTGGTGGACGAAGCCCACCGGCTCGGGCTCGGCATCATCCTGGACGTCGTCTACAACCACCTCGGTCCGGACGGGAACTACCTGGCCCAGTTCTCCCAGGGCTACTTCAATCCGAAGTACCCCAACGAGTGGGGAGACCCCACCAACTTCGATGACGGAGAGGCCGCGGGGCCCTCGCGCGAGTTCTTCATCCAGAACGCCTGTTATTGGGTGACCGACTACCACTTCGACGGGCTGCGCCTGGACGCCACGCAGAGCCTGTATGACGCCTCACCCCGGCACATCGTGGCGGAGCTCGTCGAGCGGGTGCGCGAGGCGGCCGGCAAGCGCCAGGTGCTCATCATCGGGGAGAACGAGCCCCAGGACGTGAAGCTGGTGACGCCCCCGGCGAAGGGTGGCCACGGCGTGGATGCGCTCTGGGTGGATGACTTCCACCACACGGCGAAGGTGGCGGCCATGGGCCGCGCCGAGGCCTACCTGCAGGACTACTGCGGCAGCGCCCAGGAATTGCTGTCATGCGCGCTGCGCAATTCCCTGTTCCAGGGCCAGTACTACCAATGGCAGAAGAAG carries:
- a CDS encoding NUDIX hydrolase, whose amino-acid sequence is MSDGRAWQGNVKARLYERVRERGYDSLTAFADARPAVPLYLLAEELGKDDVAGVQVLSGLLAEAERRKQVTRFVRDVFTRLWSESVPDGWPPVLDDANRFKVAEAIGSWIAYTPETHKERVKQARATLRATPPPPGWLPLGPDDELLRTLLPDEEV
- a CDS encoding NUDIX hydrolase, with translation MSDGRAWQGNVKTRLYERVRERGYDSLTAFAEARPTASLVELADELGPDDIAAVQVFSGLVAEAERSRKVTRLVRGQFVRELLECLPDGWPAVLDDANRFKIAKALGSWTAFTPTTHEEHVRRAGDALLATPPPPGWRPLGPDDELLRTLLPDEEV
- the treZ gene encoding malto-oligosyltrehalose trehalohydrolase, producing MTSTESRHPLGTHVLGKGQTRFRVWAPRRRRVDVCLQEAAGVRYLPLEPRPRGYFEGIHPVVPGSLYKYRLDGGECFPDPCSRFQPQGPHGPSQVVDPTSHAWKDMDWKGITLEGQVLYELHLGTFTPEGTYAAAARKLPLLKELGITTLELMPLHTCPGRFNWGYDGAQLFAPHPAHGGPDELRRLVDEAHRLGLGIILDVVYNHLGPDGNYLAQFSQGYFNPKYPNEWGDPTNFDDGEAAGPSREFFIQNACYWVTDYHFDGLRLDATQSLYDASPRHIVAELVERVREAAGKRQVLIIGENEPQDVKLVTPPAKGGHGVDALWVDDFHHTAKVAAMGRAEAYLQDYCGSAQELLSCALRNSLFQGQYYQWQKKPRGTPLLHTPAPQVVFYLQNHDQLANALKGERLHQQTGLARARALTTLLLLLPQTPMLFMGQEFFASSPFLYFVDHKPELQEVVRKGRNDFLSQFASARHALEQEGYQVPFGEEAFRRSKLDWSERERNAEALALHRDLLKLRREDPVFAAQDMARLAGAVLSKEALVLRYFGGEWEGDRLLLLNLGAELEMAPCPEPLLVAPPGNKWRPLLASEHVRYGGMGSPPFAEDGRIRIPGQMALVLTSEEETK
- a CDS encoding DUF2380 domain-containing protein, translated to MSTDSAAREARQRALAAQLAFRGALREVSGSTRRISAELSRLKAHGRGVGGGNGVFVRYVDYGAAQLRWMDAELAAATRLAHSAAEVEDPDMQLALLRLAGPRLEVAMLGSLLLAAWVDLLHLADAVCTQHYYSVERMFADMWRWQEMLEPAMTALSSREHGQVEAAARDVPPLVGHLTEEFAATVERMRVAAENLQKALVLKEAIETATMLSTMRFSLPSVPPSAPALVGIGLAVGGDGVMMGTRVVVSAEWVERMRHLVRAGVLSVPVVSAAVRIEAGQVMLARAHGELPRGVREALGEGPEVGAMHEMGKTGAGMAEPPRHHVMPKEFREWFERRGFTGEMDIDQFCVKLEQAHHEAIHGGGDWKLGRTWPGEWNRMIMKVLLDAETRAGRMLTRNEVLDIVTYYMKRYGIPMNFTSWRGR
- a CDS encoding TetR/AcrR family transcriptional regulator produces the protein MLEVVLSELDRVGHEKLAIEQVAARAGVNKVTLYRHWPTKLELSRAAVLLVAGETPSQPDTGTLRGDLLEQFRALRAQAREPSRRAVFRLLFDARPGDPIGELVHEIRKEKDAQVMRIYERAIERGELRPDADPRLIHGLLFGAMLGFELLRWGDEEGAPLEAVIDLVLVGVQPPPKSEQRRPARRTHAR